AGAGACCATCCTGAGTGTTCAGCGACGGCGGGAAGTCGCTCTGAATAGGACGGACGATAACCACACCGGCGTTAAGATCGGTATGTTCATTTAGCAGGTCAATTTGCCAGTCGACAAACGCACGCAGGAAGTTGCCTTCGCCAAACTGAATAATGCGTTCCGGGTATTGAGCACCGGGAAAATCACGACGGTTGAGCGTGTTCACAAGAGGGTTCCTTTCATGATTAGTCATACAGCCTGATAAGATTGGTACGATAACTTATCAAAACTTAACGACCAGAAACCCTGTTTTGATCAATCCACAGCGTAGTTGTACAAAATAATCATAAGAACTTATAGAACACGGACGTGGCCGTCATGGCGCCGTCCGGCATCAGGGCATAGCGCGGGATCTCCCCCACCTTTTGCCAGCCGGCACGTTGGTAGAACGTCTCGGCGCCGCTGCCGGTGGAGGTATCGAGCACCAGAACCGAAATATCTCTGGCCCGGGCCTCCGCTTCAAGCGCTTCCATCAAAGCCATCGCGGCACCTTTGCGGCGCGCTTTCTCGTGAACCAGCAGCTTCGCCACATCGGCGCGATGCGGCTGGTTTTCCGGCTGGTCGACGATCAGCTGCACCGTACCGATGACGCCGTCCTGCGGGTCGACACAGGCCAGCACCAGACGCTCGTTGCGCCCTACGCTTTCAGCGATGCCGCGCCAGAACGAACGAGCCTTATCCAGACTAAAGGGAAGCATAAAGCTGACGGATGCCCCGCCGTTCACACAGTTTTCGAGGATCCCGGCCAGCGCATCAAGATGGGTGAGAATGTCGTCTCGGGTGAGGTTTTTGATTTGCAGTGAGGTATTCATTGTTTTTCCTTACGTTGAATACCGTCACTGTGCATTTAACATCTTCTTAACGCAAACGGATCGGACATACGCTTTTGTTATGTTACCGGGAGCGCTGTCGCTGCTGTTTCATGGCATACATCTTTTCATCGGCCTCTTTTAACCACTGCTGCAGGTCGTTGCCGTTATGATCGAATTCACTGAGCCCCCACGAGAAATGGAGCGACCAGGGATGTAGCTTGCGGGCGTTATAGTTTTCTACCTGCTCGGCAAGATACTGCATGGCAATCCAGGCGCCCTGCTCATCCGTATCCGCGAACAGCACGGCGAACTCGTCCCCGCCAAAACGCACCAGCAGATCCGCTTCGCGGAAAGAGGCGCGCATTAGCTGCGCCATCGCTTTCAGCGCCTTATCCCCCTCTTCATGCCCGAAGCGATCGTTAATTTCCTTAAAGCGATCCAAATCCAGCCAGCCGAGCGTGAGCGGCTCAGCGCGACGCCGGGCAACGGAAAGCGTGAACCGCACGAGCTGATTAAAGCCCCGACGGTTGAATAACCCGGTTAATTCATCCGTGGTCGCCGCGCTGATGGCAGCAAATTCATCTTCCGCCAGCGCGCCAAGGTCCCCCAGCACGGCGAGGTCGGCGGCAGAAAACTCGCGGGGAGCGTAATCAATCAGGCACAGCGAGCCAACGCTTGCGCCGTCGCGCAGGCGCAGCGGGAAGCCCGCGTAAAACCGCACGCGAGGCTCACCGGCCACCAGCGGGTTATCCGCAAAGCGATCGTCCTGAAGCATATCCCCCACCACCAGCGGCGCTTCGGTGAGGATCGTATGGCCACAAAATGAGATATTGCGCGGAACGCTGCCCGGCGCCTGACCGTCGGCCGACTTCACGATCAGCGAATGCTCATCAATGAGATTGACCATCGCCAGCGGCACCTGGAAGAAGCGTTTTGCCAGACGCGTTAAGCGGTCAAACGCCGGGGAACTGTCGATCTCAAGCAGACCTGATTCTCGTAGCGAGTTGAGTCTGTCTGTTTCATTTTCAGGGGTTGCAGGTGCTTTCATAATGTCTCCTGACGTAAAGCGTTACTAAAAGCGTAGCTTAAACAGAGACATTGTCAGTGTTCTGACATCCTGTTAAGCCGCTTACTATTCACGTCAATGCCTTATGACGATTAACGCAGCTATGTTTCACTCCCGGAGGGCGCGGCAATCTGCTCGTCCGCCACCCGGGCGCTGGTACGGTTTCGACCCGCTTTTTTTGAACGATAGAGATGATCGTCCGCTTCGGCCATAAGCTTGTTGAAGACCTCGGTCAGCTGCCAGGACTCAGCCTTTCCGCTGCCGAGGCCAATGCTGACCGTCAGATAGAGCGTCTGGTGACGCCATGTAAAAGGATGACCGGCAACGGTGGATCGGATACGTTCAGCCAGTTCAAAACCGTGCTGCGCGTCGCCTGAATTGACCACCACGGCGAACTCCTCTCCGCCCATGCGCGCCACCATGCCGTCTTCGCCGACGACCTGCTGAACCTGTCGGGCAAACGACGCCAGCACGCGGTCTCCGCACTCGTGGCCGTAGTTATCATTAATGCTTTTGAAATAATCAATATCCAGCAGCATGACGGTTAGAAAACGCGTGTGCCGGTACGTCTCTTCATGCTTTAACGCCTCATAAAGCCCGGAACGCGAGTAGACGTGCGTTAAAAAGTCATAATCCGCCCTCAGTGAAACCTGGCGGATCAGGGAATTAATCGCCGCCATGCTGACGGATACCATCACCGGGCAGATCGCCATCGTGGCGATCCCCAGCCGGGCTGAAAACATCATTGGCGTCGTAAACGGCGTCGCCACGGCGATATTAATAATCGAGTTGGCGACCAGAATGATTTCAGTGGCACCCGTGATAAACGTCAGCAGACAGGTTGCGGGCAGCGAGTAGCGAACCGCACACCAGATAAGCGCAGGCAGAGGAAACGAGAGGCTCCCCGCTCCGCCAATCACCACCGACGCGATCACCGAGACGATCAGCGCAATTACCGGCAGCAGCTGCTCAAGACGTAGCCTGAGCTCACGCCCTGGCATGCGTAACGTGAGCATACAGGGCACAACAAGCACGCCGGTTGAGAACTGCTCGCTAAACCAGTCGGCAAATAGCGGCCAGAAAGTATGACTGTCAATCCCGACCGACCCTACCGCGCCGAGCAAGGCGCAAAGCAGCGCGGCAATCAGACAGTAGTTAAACAGGCGTAGCGCGTTAAGCGGATCGGGAGTTTTCTTCATCAGCCGCTTGTCGCGCT
This region of Enterobacter asburiae genomic DNA includes:
- a CDS encoding GNAT family N-acetyltransferase; translated protein: MNTSLQIKNLTRDDILTHLDALAGILENCVNGGASVSFMLPFSLDKARSFWRGIAESVGRNERLVLACVDPQDGVIGTVQLIVDQPENQPHRADVAKLLVHEKARRKGAAMALMEALEAEARARDISVLVLDTSTGSGAETFYQRAGWQKVGEIPRYALMPDGAMTATSVFYKFL
- a CDS encoding sensor domain-containing diguanylate cyclase codes for the protein MKAPATPENETDRLNSLRESGLLEIDSSPAFDRLTRLAKRFFQVPLAMVNLIDEHSLIVKSADGQAPGSVPRNISFCGHTILTEAPLVVGDMLQDDRFADNPLVAGEPRVRFYAGFPLRLRDGASVGSLCLIDYAPREFSAADLAVLGDLGALAEDEFAAISAATTDELTGLFNRRGFNQLVRFTLSVARRRAEPLTLGWLDLDRFKEINDRFGHEEGDKALKAMAQLMRASFREADLLVRFGGDEFAVLFADTDEQGAWIAMQYLAEQVENYNARKLHPWSLHFSWGLSEFDHNGNDLQQWLKEADEKMYAMKQQRQRSR
- a CDS encoding GGDEF domain-containing protein, encoding MRSALTAFRPFQIDTPLRNAATIFILTTLFYFVGAELRLVEALSLFWPLNGVMAGIFARYVYLNRLHYYAVCYVAMLLYDAVTTNWGMASVVINLSNMIFIVVVAVLVQRDKRLMKKTPDPLNALRLFNYCLIAALLCALLGAVGSVGIDSHTFWPLFADWFSEQFSTGVLVVPCMLTLRMPGRELRLRLEQLLPVIALIVSVIASVVIGGAGSLSFPLPALIWCAVRYSLPATCLLTFITGATEIILVANSIINIAVATPFTTPMMFSARLGIATMAICPVMVSVSMAAINSLIRQVSLRADYDFLTHVYSRSGLYEALKHEETYRHTRFLTVMLLDIDYFKSINDNYGHECGDRVLASFARQVQQVVGEDGMVARMGGEEFAVVVNSGDAQHGFELAERIRSTVAGHPFTWRHQTLYLTVSIGLGSGKAESWQLTEVFNKLMAEADDHLYRSKKAGRNRTSARVADEQIAAPSGSET